CCCCACTTTTTTAAAGTTAGGATACTTGACCTTTGATACCATCAAAAAGGCAAGCAGCAACATACTTACGGCAAGCAATACCGGAGTGAATACTTGGTGATAGAGTGCGAGCGTAGCCAGTACGCCCCCCGCTGCCGTAATCGGCAAACCGATGAAATACCCCGGAACCCCGGCCTGTACGTTAAAACGCGCCAAACGCAGCGCACCACAGATCGGAAAAATGGCTGTAATGAGAATTCCAAGCAAATCAAAGTGTTGCAAGACGACAACATACATGATGAACGCTGGCGCAATCCCAAATGTAATGACGTCAGAAAGGGAATCCAATTCCTTCCCGAACTCACTTTGGGCATTCAACATACGAGCTACACGTCCATCCAGCCCGTCTGCCAGCATACCAATGATCACTGTGATCGCTGCATATTCGACGTATTGATCGCCTCGAAACGCAAGAATAATTGCTAAAACTCCCAGAAACAAGTTGCTTACGGTTAGTATGTTCGGTAACGATTTCACGAACATAGACTACCTCCTGATTTCTTTTGCGTAAGGAGCAGGTTATCCTGTTGATCTTGTTTTTATCCAAGTCCCTTAGGCAAATGCTGAATACAAATAATGCCTTTATCCTATTCTACTTTAAATGTGTCTGTCAATGAACACTTGTTCTTGAATCCGTTTCAGTCCCTCTTTAATCGCTCTTGCTCGGACCTCGCCAATGCCTTCCACTTCGTCTAATTCCTGAATCGTTGCCATCATGATTCGCGGCAGATGATGAAAATGCTCTACCAGATTGGAGATGATTGTAACCGGCAAACGCCTGATCTTGTACAGGATCCGATAACCTCTAGGGGAAACGGATTCATCCAGCATACTGGCATTGGAGGAATACCCAAGCGTTCGCAAAAATGAAGTGAGCTCCAGCATTTCCTCTGAGTTTAATTTTTTCATGTCCCGCAGCACAAGATCAGGTGAATAGGATGGATCTCGGGAATAATCCCGAATAAGCATCTGGGCCTCTTCCTCAATGTTTGAAACCAGTTCCTCCAACTGCATACTGACGAGCCTTCCTTCTACTCCTAGCTCACATATGTACTTGGAGACCTCTGTCTTAATACGTAACACCATCTCAATCCGTTGCAAAACCGAGGCAACTTCGTGTAACGTGACGAGCTCCTCGAATTCTAACGCACCAAGATTCGTCAAAGTTTGATCAAGCACGGCCTTGTATTTCTCAA
The window above is part of the Brevibacillus antibioticus genome. Proteins encoded here:
- the disA gene encoding DNA integrity scanning diadenylate cyclase DisA; this encodes MQGNIKRAPQFGDVLRLVAPGTQLREGLENVLRAKTGGLIVIGCGPEMKSIVDGGFSINCDFSPAHLYELAKMDGAIIVSEDAKRILYANTQIFPPASIPTSETGTRHRTAQRTAIQTNHLVIAISQRRNVITLYQGNFRYVLSEISVILAKANQAVSTLEKYKAVLDQTLTNLGALEFEELVTLHEVASVLQRIEMVLRIKTEVSKYICELGVEGRLVSMQLEELVSNIEEEAQMLIRDYSRDPSYSPDLVLRDMKKLNSEEMLELTSFLRTLGYSSNASMLDESVSPRGYRILYKIRRLPVTIISNLVEHFHHLPRIMMATIQELDEVEGIGEVRARAIKEGLKRIQEQVFIDRHI
- the pssA gene encoding CDP-diacylglycerol--serine O-phosphatidyltransferase, which translates into the protein MFVKSLPNILTVSNLFLGVLAIILAFRGDQYVEYAAITVIIGMLADGLDGRVARMLNAQSEFGKELDSLSDVITFGIAPAFIMYVVVLQHFDLLGILITAIFPICGALRLARFNVQAGVPGYFIGLPITAAGGVLATLALYHQVFTPVLLAVSMLLLAFLMVSKVKYPNFKKVGIPKSAYWITPIIIAIVVVVAIKYPQQFPKIVFLPLAFYALYGIKKNVDFLVKKLRKRKNKEEESVPFE